From Oryza sativa Japonica Group chromosome 4, ASM3414082v1, one genomic window encodes:
- the LOC4335112 gene encoding probable E3 ubiquitin-protein ligase HIP1, whose amino-acid sequence MHQHRITMLSSSETCHLGSSSNNQAMDQQNLLPSNPTADEQNLLPNTLEDDDYPHYLLGSHEVEMPNGSVIGQQNTSLNLWDSAGSSSMGCVADHDSLFEAKREHFAPALSIRAPLIIGGRRHEGSSSLPSQSLNLDLNLNQADQFDSEDVDMIQSNGQPGINAFPLNRGLSIPEHVLRHTNSSSATGNPSQVASFSDGMTGQEVNLFGGHRSSCKRKNIDGSLAESSANGSSRNNQRNNIILEPSPSSHESTSGLTAPAPTNHVFSYSPVEQLNQNTNMSANAMLSDHYSLYGDHERERFLRNTRMRTSPNEYDQSSSNLLPEGSLRCSVYQPTQQQSLFIPVQPRASSSSTSSLSRPYVPAVTQFSQNLHRAPSSGNFGSRIGIFPSSADTTNQLSSQDPNRSSVRGNFPEPLLLGSSLFPSDSAELLSMPGGRSNQQNSSSTIRTAVNIGAQQIAGLNASQPTSSSRGSVDIVRRSLQAASVPQSRGSSITSQQQRGHSSTSHEIRSHQPGSSSRANQQHYVRAVPHSVDRQNSNYLDLQSFMQSIAASRDGIRTVSESANQLVHLRNVVEQIRQGRGGRFEDPNFERALFARRASLIDRHRDMRLDVDNMSYEELLALGERIGYVNTGLSEDKIRTGLKQWKYVSIPIEEPLTGVEPCCICQEEYAEGEDMGRLDCGHDFHTACIKQWLVIKNLCPICKKTGLGT is encoded by the exons ATGCATCAACATAGGATCACTATGCTATCTTCCTCAGAAACATGTCACCTTGGTTCTAGTTCGAACAACCAAGCCATGGATCAGCAGAATTTACTGCCCAGCAACCCCACCGCAGATGAACAGAATTTACTTCCAAATACTCTAGAGGATGATGATTACCCACATTATTTACTTGGTAGTCATGAGGTGGAAATGCCAAATGGAAGCGTGATTGGTCAGCAAAATACAAGCTTGAACTTATGGGATTCAGCTGGATCTAGCTCGATGGGCTGTGTAGCTGATCATGATAGTCTTTTTGAGGCCAAAAGGGAACATTTTGCTCCTGCTTTGTCTATCCGAGCTCCCTTAATTATTGGAGGGAGAAGACATGAAGGCAGTAGTTCATTGCCTTCACAGAGCTTAAACTTAGACCTTAATCTTAATCAGGCTGATCAGTTTGATTCTGAGGATGTTGATATGATTCAGAGTAATGGACAACCAGGGATAAACGCTTTTCCTCTCAACAGGGGCCTTTCCATTCCTGAGCATGTTCTGCGCCATACAAATTCTTCCAGTGCTACAGGAAATCCTTCACAGGTTGCAAGCTTTTCTGATGGAATGACAGGCCAAGAAGTTAACCTGTTTGGTGGGCATCGTTCATCTTGCAAGAGAAAGAATATTGATGGGAGTCTTGCAGAGTCTTCTGCCAATGGTAGTTCACGTAATAATCAGCGAAATAATATTATACTGGAACCTTCTCCATCCAGTCATGAAAGCACTTCTGGTTTAACTGCACCTGCCCCTACAAACCATGTTTTTTCATACTCTCCTGTGGAACAGCTAAACCAGAATACCAATATGTCTGCAAATGCTATGTTGTCTGATCATTATTCACTATATGGTGATCATGAGCGTGAGAGATTTCTGAGGAATACCCGGATGAGAACAAGCCCTAATGAGTATGATCAATCATCGTCCAATCTCTTGCCTGAAGGAAGTCTCAGGTGTTCTGTTTATCAGCCTACTCAGCAACAGTCTTTGTTTATTCCAGTACAACCTAGAGCATCGAGCTCTTCAACAAGTTCTCTTAGTCGGCCTTATGTGCCTGCTGTCACTCAATTCTCACAAAATTTGCACCGTGCTCCATCAAGTGGCAATTTTGGTTCGAGAATAGGGATTTTTCCTAGTTCTGCTGATACAACAAACCAGTTATCTTCACAAGATCCCAACAGGAGCTCGGTGAGAGGCAATTTTCCTGAGCCCCTTCTGTTAGGTTCTTCTCTGTTTCCTTCTGACTCGGCAGAATTGCTATCTATGCCGGGAGGCAGAAGCAACCAACAAAATTCCAGCTCCACAATTCGAACTGCTGTAAATATAGGAGCTCAACAGATTGCTGGGTTAAATGCATCCCAGCCTACTTCAAGCTCAAGGGGTTCGGTTGATATTGTTAGGAGATCCTTGCAGGCTGCTAGCGTTCCTCAGTCCAGAGGTTCAAGCATTACATCACAGCAGCAACGTGGGCATTCATCCACATCACATGAGATTCGAAGCCATCAACCTGGATCCAGCTCTCGTGCCAATCAGCAGCATTATGTCAGGGCTGTTCCTCACTCTGTAGATAGGCAAAACTCGAATTACTTGGACCTGCAGTCTTTTATGCAAAGCATTGCTGCTTCAAGAGACGGAATTAGGACAGTCTCAGAG TCTGCCAATCAACTTGTGCATCTTCGCAATGTTGTTGAACAAATTCGTCAGGGAAGAGGTGGAAGGTTTGAG GATCCTAATTTTGAACGTGCACTTTTTGCAAGGCGTGCCAGTTTAATTGACAGACATCGTGACATGCGGCTTGATGTGGATAATATGTCATATGAG GAATTGTTGGCACTTGGTGAACGCATTGGGTATGTAAACACTGGACTTAGTGAGGATAAAATTAGGACTGGTTTGAAGCAATGGAAATATGTGAGCATACCGATTGAAGAACCTCTAACTGGTGTTGAACCATGCTGTATTTGCCAG GAAGAATATGCCGAAGGTGAGGACATGGGCAGACTAGACTGTGGGCATGACTTCCACACCGCATGCATCAAACAATGGCTGGTTATAAAAAATCTGTGCCCTATCTGTAAAAAGACAGGACTGGGCACTTAA
- the LOC4335113 gene encoding probable inorganic phosphate transporter 1-5 → MVQDRKVLDALDTAKTQWYHFTAVVIAGMGFFTDAYDLFSISLVTKLLGRIYYFNPASKSPGSLPPNVSAAVNGVAFCGTLAGQLFFGWLGDKMGRKKVYGMTLMLMVICCLASGLSFGSSAKGVMATLCFFRFWLGFGIGGDYPLSATIMSEYANKRTRGAFIAAVFAMQGFGNLTGGIVAIIVSAAFKLRFDAPAYRDDRAGSTVPQADYAWRIVLMFGAIPALLTYYWRMKMPETARYTALVAKNDKKAAADMARVLNVELVDEQEKAAAATAAAAEEEAARREQYGLFSREFARRHGHHLLGTTVCWFVLDIAYYSQNLFQKDIYTAVQWLPKADTMSALEEMFKISRAQTLVALCGTIPGYWFTVLFIDIVGRFAIQLGGFFLMTAFMLGLAVPYHHWTTPGNHVGFVVMYAFTFFFANFGPNSTTFIVPAEIFPARLRSTCHGISSAAGKMGAIVGSFGFLYAAQSTDPSKTDAGYPRGIGVRNSLFLLAGCNVVGFLFTFLVPESKGKSLEELSGENEMEAEPAAATNSYRQTVPDSGQSE, encoded by the coding sequence atggtTCAGGATCGCAAGGTGCTCGACGCGCTGGACACGGCGAAGACGCAGTGGTACCACTTCACGGCGGTGGTGATCGCCGGCATGGGCTTCTTCACCGACGCCTACGACCTCTTCTCCATCTCCCTCGTCACCAAGCTGCTCGGCCGCATCTACTACTTCAACCCGGCGTCCAAGAGCCCCGGCTCCCTCCCGCCCaacgtctccgccgccgtcaaTGGCGTCGCCTTCTGCGGCACGCTCGCCGGCCAGCTCTTCTTCGGCTGGCTCGGCGACAAGATGGGGCGCAAGAAGGTGTACGGGATGACGCTCATGCTCATGGTCATCTGCTGCCTCGCCTCCGGCCTCTCGTTCGGGTCGTCGGCGAAAGGCGTCATGGCCACGCTCTGCTTCTTCCGCTTCTGGCTTGGGTTCGGCATCGGTGGCGACTACCCGCTCTCGGCGACCATCATGTCGGAGTATGCTAACAAGCGTACCCGTGGCGCGTTCATCGCCGCCGTGTTCGCCATGCAGGGCTTCGGCAACCTCACCGGCGGCATCGTGGCCATCATCGTGTCCGCCGCGTTCAAGTTGCGGTTCGACGCGCCGGCGTACAGGGACGACCGGGCCGGCTCCACCGTGCCGCAGGCTGACTACGCGTGGCGCATCGTGCTCATGTTCGGCGCCATCCCGGCGCTGCTCACCTACTACTGGCGGATGAAGATGCCGGAGACGGCGCGCTACACCGCGCTGGTCGCCAAGAACGACAAGAAGGCAGCCGCCGACATGGCGCGCGTTCTCAACGTCGAGCTCGTCGACGAGCAGGagaaggcagcggcggcgacggcggcggctgcggaggaggaggcagcacgGCGCGAGCAGTACGGGCTCTTCTCCCGGGAATTCGCACGGCGCCATGGCCACCACCTGCTGGGCACGACGGTGTGCTGGTTCGTGCTGGACATCGCCTACTACTCGCAGAACCTGTTCCAGAAGGACATCTACACGGCGGTGCAGTGGCTGCCCAAGGCGGACACCATGAGCGCCCTGGAGGAGATGTTCAAGATCTCCCGGGCACAGACGCTCGTGGCGCTGTGCGGCACCATCCCGGGCTACTGGTTCACCGTCCTCTTCATCGACATCGTCGGCCGCTTCGCCATCCAGCTCGGCGGCTTCTTCCTCATGACGGCGTTCATGCTCGGCCTCGCCGTGCCGTACCACCACTGGACGACGCCGGGGAACCACGTCGGCTTCGTGGTCATGTACGCCTTCACCTTCTTCTTCGCCAACTTCGGGCCAAACTCCACGACCTTCATCGTGCCGGCCGAGATCTTCCCGGCGAGGCTGCGTTCCACCTGCCACGGCATCTCGTCGGCGGCCGGGAAGATGGGCGCCATCGTCGGGTCGTTCGGGTTCTTGTACGCCGCGCAGAGCACCGACCCGAGCAAGACGGACGCCGGCTACCCGCGGGGCATCGGCGTGCGCAACTCGCTGTTCCTGCTCGCCGGATGCAACGTCGTCGGCTTCTTGTTCACGTTCTTGGTGCCAGAGTCGAAGGGGAAGTCGCTGGAGGAGCTCTCCGGCGAGAACGAAATGGAGGCTGAGCCGGCGGCAGCAACTAACTCCTACAGGCAGACCGTCCCTGACAGCGGACAGTCCGAGTAA